A region of the Neomicrococcus lactis genome:
TTCTGGCGGATCTAACTTGGTGCTCACGCCGCACTTGGGCGAGCTGGAGCGCATGCTGACCGCGGCAGGGCTGCGAGTGACGCGCGAAAACATCGAGGCAGACCCCGTCCGCTGGACTCGCTGGGCTGCCGTGAGCTACAACTCCGTGGTGTTGCTCAAGGGGCCGGCGACGATCGTCTGCTCACCCGAAGGCTTCACGTGGGTCAACACGAACTCCACCGCTGACTTGGCAACGGCCGGAAGCGGCGACGTGCTCACGGGTCTTCTTGGCACGCTCTTGAGCGCGTGGGACCCTGCCCGACCCGTGAACGATCTCGCGAAGCTCGCTGCTTCGGCCGCATTCATTCACGGGCAGACGGGCAAAGCGCTCGCCGAAAACTCCACGTTCGGCGCCAAAGCGCTCGCTGAGCACATCGGCGACTTCCTGCGCCGCTAGAACCGTTGGGCGAAAGCTGGAAACTAGTGCTGCCGGGCTAGCCGTTTGAGGCGAGTCCGGCAGCTGCTAGACCGGAGCGTTGAGGCCTATTGCCTCGCGGGAAGGTTCGAACTTGCGTCCCAACGCGGCGATCGTCCAATCGGCGTCTTCCCATTCCTGGACGTTGAGCACGTTGCGGCCATCGATGATGATCTTGTTGGCCACGAGCCCGTTTAAGTCTTCAGGGTGCAGGTTCTTGAACTCTTGCCACTCGGTGAGCAGGATGACCACGTGGGCATCCCGCACCGCGGCCGGAACGGAATCTACATAGTTCAAACGTGGGAAGCGCTTGGCGGCATTGGCGTTGCCCTGCGGGTCGTAGACGTTGACGTTCGCACCGGCGTTGAACAAGCGCGCGGCAACATCGAGCGCCGGGCTGTCCCGGACATCGTCTGAATCAGGCTTGAAAGCCACACCCAAGATGCCCACGGTGGCGCCGTTGAGACGGCCCAGAATCTCCTCGGTGAGTGCAACCACGCGGTCGCGGCGGCGGAGGTTGATCTCATCAACTTCAGTCAAGAAGCGCATGGTGCGGTCAAGGCCTAGCTCGCTCACGCGTGCCTGCAGAGCGCGGATGTCCTTCGGCAAGCAGCCTCCGCCAAAGCCCACGCCAGCGTTCAAGAAGCGGCGCCCAATGCGGGCATCGTGGCCGATGGCATCCGCGAGGGTGCGGATGTCGCCGCCCACGAACTCCGTCACTTCAGAGAACGCGTTGATGAAGGAGATCTTGGTGGCCAAGAAGGCATTCGCGGCGACCTTGACCAGCTCAGCGGTCTCATAGTCCGTGAAGATCATGGGCGTCTCGGCGGCCAACTGGCTTGCATACACTTCGCGCAGAATGGCTTCGGCGTCGAGGTCCCTGTCTTCAATGCCAATGACGAGGCGGTCAGGGGAGATGGTATTTTTGACGGCAAAACCTTCTCGCAAAAACTCGGGATTCCACGCGAAGCGAATGGTGCCAGGACCCGTGTGCTTTTCCTGAACCAGGCACGCGAGGCGTCGCGCGGTTCCAACCGGGACCGTGGACTTACCCACGATGAGCGCGTCCTTGGTGATGTGCTGGGCGAGAGACAGTGCGGCCGCGTCAACATAGCGGATGTCTGCACCGTAGCCACCCGGCTTTTGAGGAGTACCCACTCCGATGAAGTGCACGTCGCCCCAAGCGCCGGCTTCTTCAAATGACGTTGTAAAACGCAGCTTGCCACTCGCGGTGTGCTTCTTGAGGAGCTCCGGAAGACCGGGCTCGTGAAACGGCAACTGCCCTGCCGCAAGTTGTTCGATCTTGCGTTCATCAATATCAACACCCAGCACGTCAAAGCCGAGCTCTGCCATGCACGCCGCATGGGTTGCACCTAAATATCCGGTTCCGATCACCGTAATTCGCAATGTCACAATGACCCTCTCAAGTGATGTCCGGGACAGGTGGCCTTCAGTGGCCACTGTCTGCACCGTAGAAGGAGAGAGTGAATACGGATCAAGACTTCGGTGAATGTCACGTGAACGAACTATGACAACCAATCTTCGAAAGTCCTTGGGGTCCGGCTCAATAAACCCGGCACAGCGAGCATCGGTGGGATACTTAGCCGGTGACTTTTGAACCGCGACTGATTGCTGAGGCAGACGTGACCGCGCCGCAGGACCCCTTTGAACGAGTTGCCGAAATCGATCTGGCGAATGTTCGTCACAATGTTAAGCGGCTCGTGGCGCTCGCAGCCCCGGCGAAACTCATGGCGGTCGTCAAAGCAGATGCGTACGGGCACGGCGCCCTTCCCGTCGCCCGTGCCGCACTGGAATCCGGGGCTTCGTGGCTCGGTACAGCACACGTGAATGAAGCCCTGCCACTGCGTGAGAGCGGTATCGAAGCACCCATGCTTGCGTGGCTGCATACCGCTGACACGGATTTCGAATCAGCGATCGAGTCAGACGTTGACCTTGGCGTCTCCGGCTGGGAACTGCCCGCCATCGCCCAAGCGGCGGACAACGTGGCCCGCACCGCTCGCGTCCACATCAAGGTGGACACCGGATTGGGTCGCAACGGCGCCACGATGGATCGCCTCCCGTCCCTCTTGATGGAGGCCGCGGAGCTTCAAGCCGCCGGAAAGATCCGGGTTGTAGGTGTCTTCTCCCACCTCGCCGTCGCGGATGAGCCATCGCGCCCCGAGACCGATGACCAGCTCCGCGTGTTCCGCGAGGCCGTCGAGATGACGGAAGCGGCAGGATTCCACCTTGAAGCACGCCATATCGCGAATACCCCCGGAACGCTGAGTCGGCCGGACGCTCACTTCGATCTCGTGCGTTGCGGCATTGGTCTTTATGGCCTGAGCCCGTTCCTGGATCAGAGCTCAGAAGATCTTGGCCTCAAGCCGGTCATGACTCTCAAAGTCCGCGTCGCTAATGCCAAACGCGTCCACGCGGATCAAGGGGTGTCTTATGGCCTGAACTACAAGACGCACGAAGACACCGTGCTGGTAGATATCCCTGTAGGTTACGCGGACGGCATCCCGCGCTCAGCCACCTACGCTCCGGTCATGATCGGCGGAAAGCTGTTCCGCAGTGCAGGCCGCGTCGCCATGGATCAGTTCGTGATGGACGTGGGTCCGGATGAGGATCCGGCGGAGCTGATAGGCGAGTACGCGGTCCTCTTCGGAGAGAACGGCCCGCACGTTGATGAATGGGCGGCAGCCTGCGGCACCATCAACTATGAAATCGTCACGCGCATTTCCGGCCGAGTTCCGCGCCGCTACGTAGACGGCGGATGGGGTCTGACCGATGACTAATGCACCCACCACACAGTGGACCCAAGAAATCACGGTTGAGTCTCCCGAGGACATGCACACGCTCGGCGTCAACCTCGGCAGCATCCTGAACAGCGGCGACGTGCTGATTTTGACCGGGCAACTCGGTGCCGGAAAGACCACGCTGACCCAAGGGATCGGCGAGGGCCTGGGCGTTCGCGGTGGCATCATTTCGCCTACCTTCGTCATCGCGCGCGTTCACCCAAGCATCAAGGATGACCCAGAGAATTCGCCGTCGCTGATTCACGTGGATGCGTACCGTCTGGAATCCGCGAACGAACTCACGGACCTCGACCTCGATTCACAGTTGGTCAACGGCGTCGTGGTCGTCGAATGGGGCCGCGGCAAAGCTGAGCAACTGAGCGATTCCTACCTCGACATCGAGATCGTCCGCCCTGAGATTGAACTCGATTCGGCGGTCGCTGACGGGGAAATCTTGAGCTTCGAGGACGACGCCGCCGAGCCACCTCGCTTCGTCACCCTGCGCGCCGTTGGGCCTGCGTGGGGTAACCGCACAGTTGTAGGTCTCTAGCCGCAGCGTCGGCACTTCTGTAGCCGCGGCGCCGTCGTACTCCATTCGCGTCACGCCCCGTAGCCAGACAGCGACTCTAAAAATAGGAGAGCCCCTCTTGCCGCTAGGGGGTGGCGCAAGAGGGGCTGGGATCGGTCGGGGGGCCGATCCCTCGCTGGCAGATTCCTAAGCGTCGATCCGGGGGAATCAACGCTAGCCAGCGTAGGGCGCTAACGCCCTAAGTGTAGAAAGTCGGCACTGCCGATCTCTCATTACTGCGAGTGTAATCAGCAACGCCTGAAATCCGAGTCAAGCGCCACGCGAGTCGCGCACTCGGCTACGCTGAAAACGTGACTTTCGCAGCGCGAACGTCGGTTCACCAAGCCGATACCACTTGGCCGCTCGGCGTGACTTTGCGCCATGGCGGCGCGCACTTCGCGGTGGCCGCACCGCTCGCTTCCGCGGTACTTCTGTGTCTAGTAGACGACGACGGTGCTGAACGTCGGTTTCCCATGCGCGCGTCAGGCGGGGTGTGGCATAGCGACGTCGTCGGCGTCCGGCCCGGACAGCGGTACGGCTACCGGGTAGAGGGTGAGTGGGATCCCCGCAAAGGACTGCGGTTCAACCCGACAAAAATTCTGGTGGATCCTTATGCGCGAGCCATCACGGGAGACGTCACGTGGGATGCGAGCGTATTCGGGTTTTCCCTCGATGAGGAGGCGCTTCGCGACCGCGTCTACATGCTCACGCCGCAAGATGCCCTCGAAATCACACCGGATGCCGGTTGGGCGATCAGCTCCTACGATTCGCTAGGGCAAGTGCCGCTCTCGGTGGTGGTGGACTCAACGTTTGATTGGGGCTACAACACGCTGGGGTTCTTCGCGCCGCATGCCACTTATTCGTCGAGTGGCTCTTTGGGCGAGCAGGTTCACGAGTTCAAGACCATGGTCGAAGAGCTGCACCGCAACGGCATCGAAGTCATTCTGGACGTGGTCTATAACCACACCGCCGAGACGCACCGGTTAGGTCCTCAACTGAGTATGCGAGGACTTGCCAACCAGGAGTACTACCATCTGGACCCGAATGCGCCGCATGAATACGTGGACTTCACGGGGACGGGCAACAGCCTCAATCTCGAAGCTCCTTTGACGCAGCAACTGCTTTTGGATTCGCTCGCATACTGGGTGGATGAGATGCACGTGGACGGATTCCGGTTCGACCTCGCTCCGGTGTTGGCGCGCTCCAATGGGTACTGGCGTTGGGACAGCCAGCCGCGGCCGCGGCAGATTGACGTCCAAGATTCCATTAACCTGCGCAGCGACTTCATGAAGCGGCTGGAATCGCACCCGTCGTTGGCACGCACCAAGCTCTTCGCCGAACCGTGGGACGTGGGACCGGATGGCTACCAGTTAGGCAACTTTTCGCCGCGCTGGGCCGAATGGAACGGCAAGTTCCGCGACGATGTGCGCGACTTTTGGCGCGGCAGATCCGCCATGGTGGGACCGTTGGCCTCCCGAGTGGCCGGCTCTGCGGATGTCTTTCAAGCGCCCGGCGCGCGGCCCACGAACTCGGTCAACTTCGTCACGAACCACGACGGCTTTACGCTGCGGGATCTGGTGACCTACGAGATCAAGAAGAACGAGGCCAACGGCGAGCACAACCGTGACGGCGCCAACGATAACCGGTCCATGAACTTCGGCGTGGAAGGCACTTCGACGGTTCCCGCGATCGAGGCGGCGAGGCTGAGACAACGCAAGAACCACTTCCTGACCCTCATGGTGTCTCAAGGTATTCCGCTCATTTCCCTAGGCGACGAACTCGGACGCACTCAAGGCGGCAACAACAACGCGTACTGTCACGACATTCCCGTTTCGTGGATTGACTGGTCCGCGAGTGAGCCGGAGTTCTGGAATTTCGCGAGGCAAGCGGTACGGGCCCGGACAGCGTTTGCCGCGCTGCGGCGTCGTAGGTTCTTCGAAGGAACCGCCACTGACGCCGTGGATGGAGACCTGCAACCGGACGTCGTGTGGCTGGACCGGGACGGCGCCGCCATGGACAGCGCGGACTGGGACGACGAATGGCAGCGCAGCATCGTCTTTGTACTCAACGGCTCCTCGGAATCCTGCGGCTTGACGGGATCCACGCGGGATGTGCTCGTGATGCTCAACGCCTCGACCGAACCTGTGACCTATCAGGCGCCGCCGGAATCCGCCGGGCGATCATGGGAGCTCATCCTTTCGAGCGCCGAACCACACGAGTTTGGCGATTTCCCGGGGGAGTCCTGGAACGGTCTCACTGTGACGGTGCCCCCACGATCAGCCACGCTCTTCGCGGGAATCGTAAGATAGAAGGATGCTCACTCTTGCCATCGATACCTCCGCAGTGACCTCGGTTGCCGTCGTTTCATACGAAGAGGATGGCAGCGTTCGCACGCTCGCCGCGCGCCACACGGCAGAAACCAACACTCAGGCCGAAGTACTCGTGGCGTTGGTGAAGGAGACGCTCGAGGATGCTTCCGTGGCGCCAGCGGATCTGGACGTCATGTTTGTGGGCGTGGGGCCGGGGCCGTTCACCGGATTGCGCGTGGGAATCATGGCCGCGCACATGCTCTCTTTTGTGTGGGGCAAGCCGCTCCACGGCGTGATGAGCCTTGATGCGATTGCACGGGACGTGTTGGTTTCCGGTGCTGTTGAATCACCATTCGTGGCGGCCATCGATGCGCGCCGCAAGGAGCTGTACTGGGCCTCGTATGCAGCGGATGGAACGTCGCTGGATGGTCCACACGTGACAGTGCCGGGGGAGTTGCCTGCAGGCGCTGTGGTTTGCGGAGCCGGCGGTTCTGTCCAGCGAGCATTGCTCGAAGAAGCAGGGCTGAGCGTGCATCCCGACTTTGCGGAGCTACAGCCATCTGCCGCTTCTTTGGCCGCTTTCGGCGCTGGCGTGCTGGCACGCGGCGGTTCTTTGCTGGGCCTTGAACCGCTGTACTTGCGCGAATCAGACGCCAAAGTTCCAGATGCTATGACGCTGAACCCGCGTTTGAACCCGAGCCTGAACGGCGGCGCCGCGTGAGCACTACACCTTCAGCCCGCGCTGACTATTCTTTGCGCCGCATGACCGAAGCGGACATTCCCGCGGTGTCCGCGCTGGAAAACCGACTCTTTCCCATTGACGCGTGGCCGCTTCAAATGTTCTTCGATGAGCTTTCGCAGCCGGAAACGCGCGAATATTGGGTTGCGGAAGTGCCGGGCGAGATGACGACGGCGGAGCCCGCGTCGCCACAGATCATTGGATACGCGGGACTCATGTGCATCCCACCGATCGCAGACGTTCAGACCATCGCCGTGGTTCCAGAGCAAGAAGGCCGTGGCATTGGTACGGCGTTGCTCAAGAAGCTCATTGACGGAGCCATCTCCGGAGGGGCCGATGACGTGCTCCTTGAAGTACGCGAAGACAATCCGCGTGCCCAGGACCTCTACGTGCGCCACGGATTTGAGCACATTCACACGCGCAAGAAGTACTACCGCGACGGCGTGGACGCCCGCATCATGCGCCTTGAGCTCGGACAACAAAAACTCGCGCAACAGAGACTCGCTCAGCCAAAAGACGCGCAGCACGAGACGAAGAACTAAAGGACATGCCAAAAGACATGAACGCATCAGCACCCCTCGTTTTGGGCATTGAATCCTCGTGCGACGAGACCGGAATCGGCATTGTGCGCGGGTCTGAACTGCTTGCGAACGCCGTGAGCTCCTCTATGGACGAACACGTGCGCTTTGGCGGCGTGATCCCCGAGATCGCCTCCCGCGCGCACCTCGAAGCTATGATTCCCACGCTTGAAAAGGCGCTCGCAGACGCCAACGTCACGCTTGATGATGTGGACGCCATTGCTGTCACGAGCGGCCCCGGTCTCGCCGGTGCCCTCATGGTGGGCGTCGCTGCGGCGAAAGCTTTGGCTTTTGCCACCAACAAACCGCTCTACGCCATCAACCACTTGGTGGCACATGTGGGCGTGGGCGTGCTGGATGGGGGAGAGCTACCGAAAAACCTCGGCGCCCTCTTGGTGTCCGGCGGTCACACGGAGATTTTGAAGATCGACAACCTCACGCGTGATGTCACGCTCCTCGGCGCTACGATCGACGACGCCGCGGGTGAAGCCTATGACAAGGTCGCTCGTTTGCTGGGCTTGGGTTATCCTGGCGGCCCCGCGATTGATCGCGCGGCCAAGGACGGTAATCCGAAGGCCATCCGTTTCCCTCGCGGCTTGAGCGTCCCGAAGTTCATGGGCACGGCCGAAGAGCCCGGCCCGCACCGCTACGACTTCTCTTTCTCCGGCCTCAAGACTGCTGTGTCGCGGGCCGTCGAGCACTTCGATAAGCGCGGTGAAGAGGTCCCTGTCGCCGACGTTGCGGCCAGCTTCCAGGAAGCCGTCGTGGACGTCATCACCAAGAAGGCCGTGCTGGCATGCCAAGAGCAAGGACTCACCACGCTGTTGCTCGGTGGAGGTGTCGCGGCCAATTCACGGCTCCGTGAGCTTCTGGCAGCGCGCTGCCAGTCCGCTGGCATTGAGCTACGCATCCCGCCGTTCTCACTGTGCACGGATAACGGCGCGATGGTCGCCGCGCTGGGCGCTCAAGTGGTGATGGCAGGGATCCAGCCGTCCGGCATCAACTTTGGTACGGATACCGGGCAGCCCGTCACGGAAGTGTCGCTGGGGGCGTGAGCTGCGGCGTCGTACTCAAAAATACGGAGTGACTGCTTAGGTAAGCCGCATGCGTGCGGTATTATCCCGCACCACGGCGCAGAGGTCCCCGTTATTTTCGGCGGCAATTTTGCGCTGCCACTGATAGCCCGCGCCGCCACGCATGATGCGCTCGACGTCGCGCAGCTCGTTCTCGCAACCTAGTCGCTTAGAAACGGGTTCGAGCTCGTTCAAGAGCTCGGTGAGGTGCTTCGTGACGAGCTGCTCGTTGCCAGCCTTGTCCAGAATGATGATCGCGTCGAGGCCGTAACGGGCCGCGCGCCACTTGTTCTCCACGCGGTACCACTGCGGCATGACGGGGATGCGCTCGCCGGCGTCAAGGCGATCTGACATGGACTGCACCATGCATTGCGTCAGCGCGGCCATGGCGCCGACGTCCTTGAGGGAGGACAAGCCGTCCGCGATGCGCATTTCCACCGTGCCAAAACGCGGCACCGGGCGGACGTCCCAACGGATCTCGGAAATGTCATCAATCACGCCGGTGTGGAGCATGTCAGCGACGTAGCTTTCATACTCGGACCACTGGGAGAAGTGGTACGGCAGGCCCGCGGTGGGCAGCTGCTGGAACATGAGCGCGCGCTGCGAAGCGTAGCCAGTGTCCTCGCCGCCCCAGAATGGGCTGGACGCGGAGAGCGCCTGGAGGTGCGGCTGGAAGTTGATGAGCCCGTCAACAATCGGGAGAACTTTGCTCTTGTGGTCCACTCCAACGTGGACGTGCACGCCGTAAATAACCATCTGGCGACCCCACCACTGGGTGCGGTCAATGAGCTTGCCGTAACGATCCTTGTCCGTCACAGGCTGCGTGGACGGCTGCGCAATCGGGTGGGAGCCGGCGGAGAAGAGCTCGACGCCCATGGGATCTGCGATCTCTCGAACGGCCTGCATATTGTCATGCAGTTCCTTCTTCGCCTGTGCCACCGTGTCACACACGCCGGTCACGATCTCCACGGTGTTCAGCAGCAATTCCTGCTTGACGTGGGGATGCTCTTCGTCAGGTCCGAGGTTGCCGTGGTTCGCGTGGACGCCGTCCAGAATCTCTTGGGCCACACTTCTCAAATCACCCGACTCGCGGTCAACGAGGGCAATTTCCCACTCAAGACCCAGTGTTGACTGGCGGCTCTCGGCGAAATCGATGCGCATGCGGCTCCTAGTATCCGGGGGTTTTCGGCTGAAACGGATCGCTTCATCGTACTGGCGGTACCGTTAATGAGGTGAATTCTAAGTCGTTTATGAGCGTCATTGGCGCCGCGTGTGCCGCTTCTCTCGTGTTGGCGGGGTGCACGGGCGCGCCTTCGTCTGTCTCTTCGTCCGGTACTTCCACTACGACGACGCAGCCCGGCTCCTCTGCCTCGCCTTCTGAGAGCGCTACCCCGGCAGAACCTCAAGCGTCTTCATGGGGACCATCGGGTGACACGATTGCTGCCGCTCAGAAAGCGGTTTCTGAAATGACCGTGCAGCAGAAGGCCGGTCAGGTGCTCGTGGCGTTCTTCTCCGGGAAGGATTACGCGTCTCAGTCCGCGCTCGTCAAGAAGCTTCACCTCGGCGGAGTCATCATGATGGGCGACAACATTCCAGTTTCTTCAGGCGGCTCCAATTCGAACTCGGGTGATTCCGGTGGAGCGACAGGTGGAGCCGCAGGCGTGGATGTTTCCGCTTTGACGTCTGCGACCAAGAAGCTGGGATCTGCGCTGTCCGGCGAACGCTCGTGGCCCGGAATTGTTGCGGTGGATCAAGAGGGCGGGCTGGTAGCTCGCGTCCAGGCTCCGCTGACCGAGTGGCCCACCGGGATGACTTACGGCGCCGCAAACGATCCTTCGTTGACCGAAAAGTCTCATCATGCGCTGAACCAGGACCTGGCCGATCTGGGATTCACCATGAATTTTGCCCCTGACGCGGATGTGACCATCGGGCCCACCGATCCTGTGATTGGCGCGCGGTCCATGGGTTCCGATGCTTCTCTCGTGGCGCCGAACGTGGTGGCTGCGTGGAAGGGTGCTGTCTCTGCCGGAGTCATGCCATCGTTGAAGCATTTCCCGGGCCACGGGTCTGTGACCACGGATTCCCATGTGGGACTGCCGGTTCAGTCTGCTTCCGTTCCTGAGCTGGAGGCGCGGGACTGGGTGCCGTTCAAGGAATCCATTGATGCGGGCGTCCCGATGATCATGATGGGACACATTGCCGTCACCGAACTGGATCCAGGCGTTCCCTCGTCCTTGTCCGCCGCGTCCTATGCGGAGCTGCGAAAGCTCGGGTTTGAAGGTGTGGTGGTGACTGATGCCTTGAACATGGGCGCGATTACGGAGAATTACTCGACCGGCCAGGAATCCGTGGCGGCGCTAGGGGCTGGGGCTGACCTCCTGGTCATGCCGCCAAATGTGACGGCTGCTCATAAGGCGATCGTTGCCGCCGTGAAGGAGGGTTCCTTGAAGGAATCACGCTTGGATGAGGCCGCCGCTCGCGTAGTGGCAATGCAGATGATGCAGCAAGAGAAGTCCGCCGAGGCTTCGGACGTCGATCCTGAAACGGAGAGCCGCGCCATCTCAGCTGCTGCCATCACCGCTTTTGGCTCAAAGTGCAGCGGCCCCTTGGTGGGTAAGAGCATCAGTATCACTGGCGGCGACGCTCGTGACCGCGCTCGTTTGACCCGAGCCGCAAAGGCCGCTGGCCTCAGCGTTGGTGGCGGAATCTCCGTGGCTTTCTTGGGGAACGGAAACGTGACGGCTAACGCGGACGTAGTGGTGGCACTCGACGCCCCTTACGGCCTTTCGCGCTCGCAGGCGGCGTCCAAGGTGGCTCTCTATGGCCGCACCACGGGTGCGTTCGAGGCGCTCGTTGACGTGCTCACCGGCAAGTCCGAAGCCAAGGGCAAGCTCCCCGTCAAGGTGGGCGATCAGCCCATTGGAACGAGTTGCGGGTCCTAGACGCCTCCACCTCCCTCGATGCAAGGCCTTTTCACGACAACATGCCCAAGTGTGAGGCCACTTCGCTACAACACGCCTCCAATGTGAGGCCACTTCGCTACAACACGCCTCCAATGTGAGGCCACTTCGCGACAACGCACCCTATGCGGGGACGAAATTCGACGACGAATCGGCAAAAAGTTGTCGCAAACCGTTCTCGCATAGGAGCTGTTCGGGACTCCGGGCGGCGTCGTCGAGGGTTAAGGGCGTTGAGTGACAGGGGAGTCGAGGGGAAACGAGGTCAAATGACAGAATCGTCGAGCGTCTAGGCGGCTGTAAGTCCTAGATCTAGCGCACGCTTGCGGACATCAGCTGGCACTCGAAGCCCAAGCCTCGTGGCCTAGAAATAGAACGCGGAGATGATCTGAGGGATGACCTCTCGAAAACCGTTTCGCGCATCGTTCGCGCTGCACTTGATGTTTCGCCAACTCAATGACTCGAACGTGCCGTCTCGCCGCTGATCTCGAGCGTAAGTGTCGGGATCGTAGTGAGTGGCGCCGTCGTAATGAACCGCGATCCGGAAGGGGCGATACCCCAAATCCGCGCTCGGGGAATACGGGTTATCTGGATCTGCCATGACTTGAAGTTCGGGTTCGGGGAGGCCTGCTCGAACGATTGCGAGCCGGAGCCGGGTTTCCCACGGTGAATCAGATCCAA
Encoded here:
- a CDS encoding UDP-glucose dehydrogenase family protein; translation: MRITVIGTGYLGATHAACMAELGFDVLGVDIDERKIEQLAAGQLPFHEPGLPELLKKHTASGKLRFTTSFEEAGAWGDVHFIGVGTPQKPGGYGADIRYVDAAALSLAQHITKDALIVGKSTVPVGTARRLACLVQEKHTGPGTIRFAWNPEFLREGFAVKNTISPDRLVIGIEDRDLDAEAILREVYASQLAAETPMIFTDYETAELVKVAANAFLATKISFINAFSEVTEFVGGDIRTLADAIGHDARIGRRFLNAGVGFGGGCLPKDIRALQARVSELGLDRTMRFLTEVDEINLRRRDRVVALTEEILGRLNGATVGILGVAFKPDSDDVRDSPALDVAARLFNAGANVNVYDPQGNANAAKRFPRLNYVDSVPAAVRDAHVVILLTEWQEFKNLHPEDLNGLVANKIIIDGRNVLNVQEWEDADWTIAALGRKFEPSREAIGLNAPV
- the alr gene encoding alanine racemase, with product MTFEPRLIAEADVTAPQDPFERVAEIDLANVRHNVKRLVALAAPAKLMAVVKADAYGHGALPVARAALESGASWLGTAHVNEALPLRESGIEAPMLAWLHTADTDFESAIESDVDLGVSGWELPAIAQAADNVARTARVHIKVDTGLGRNGATMDRLPSLLMEAAELQAAGKIRVVGVFSHLAVADEPSRPETDDQLRVFREAVEMTEAAGFHLEARHIANTPGTLSRPDAHFDLVRCGIGLYGLSPFLDQSSEDLGLKPVMTLKVRVANAKRVHADQGVSYGLNYKTHEDTVLVDIPVGYADGIPRSATYAPVMIGGKLFRSAGRVAMDQFVMDVGPDEDPAELIGEYAVLFGENGPHVDEWAAACGTINYEIVTRISGRVPRRYVDGGWGLTDD
- the tsaE gene encoding tRNA (adenosine(37)-N6)-threonylcarbamoyltransferase complex ATPase subunit type 1 TsaE — protein: MTNAPTTQWTQEITVESPEDMHTLGVNLGSILNSGDVLILTGQLGAGKTTLTQGIGEGLGVRGGIISPTFVIARVHPSIKDDPENSPSLIHVDAYRLESANELTDLDLDSQLVNGVVVVEWGRGKAEQLSDSYLDIEIVRPEIELDSAVADGEILSFEDDAAEPPRFVTLRAVGPAWGNRTVVGL
- a CDS encoding alpha-amylase family glycosyl hydrolase is translated as MTFAARTSVHQADTTWPLGVTLRHGGAHFAVAAPLASAVLLCLVDDDGAERRFPMRASGGVWHSDVVGVRPGQRYGYRVEGEWDPRKGLRFNPTKILVDPYARAITGDVTWDASVFGFSLDEEALRDRVYMLTPQDALEITPDAGWAISSYDSLGQVPLSVVVDSTFDWGYNTLGFFAPHATYSSSGSLGEQVHEFKTMVEELHRNGIEVILDVVYNHTAETHRLGPQLSMRGLANQEYYHLDPNAPHEYVDFTGTGNSLNLEAPLTQQLLLDSLAYWVDEMHVDGFRFDLAPVLARSNGYWRWDSQPRPRQIDVQDSINLRSDFMKRLESHPSLARTKLFAEPWDVGPDGYQLGNFSPRWAEWNGKFRDDVRDFWRGRSAMVGPLASRVAGSADVFQAPGARPTNSVNFVTNHDGFTLRDLVTYEIKKNEANGEHNRDGANDNRSMNFGVEGTSTVPAIEAARLRQRKNHFLTLMVSQGIPLISLGDELGRTQGGNNNAYCHDIPVSWIDWSASEPEFWNFARQAVRARTAFAALRRRRFFEGTATDAVDGDLQPDVVWLDRDGAAMDSADWDDEWQRSIVFVLNGSSESCGLTGSTRDVLVMLNASTEPVTYQAPPESAGRSWELILSSAEPHEFGDFPGESWNGLTVTVPPRSATLFAGIVR
- the tsaB gene encoding tRNA (adenosine(37)-N6)-threonylcarbamoyltransferase complex dimerization subunit type 1 TsaB, which encodes MLTLAIDTSAVTSVAVVSYEEDGSVRTLAARHTAETNTQAEVLVALVKETLEDASVAPADLDVMFVGVGPGPFTGLRVGIMAAHMLSFVWGKPLHGVMSLDAIARDVLVSGAVESPFVAAIDARRKELYWASYAADGTSLDGPHVTVPGELPAGAVVCGAGGSVQRALLEEAGLSVHPDFAELQPSAASLAAFGAGVLARGGSLLGLEPLYLRESDAKVPDAMTLNPRLNPSLNGGAA
- the rimI gene encoding ribosomal protein S18-alanine N-acetyltransferase, with the translated sequence MTEADIPAVSALENRLFPIDAWPLQMFFDELSQPETREYWVAEVPGEMTTAEPASPQIIGYAGLMCIPPIADVQTIAVVPEQEGRGIGTALLKKLIDGAISGGADDVLLEVREDNPRAQDLYVRHGFEHIHTRKKYYRDGVDARIMRLELGQQKLAQQRLAQPKDAQHETKN
- the tsaD gene encoding tRNA (adenosine(37)-N6)-threonylcarbamoyltransferase complex transferase subunit TsaD, yielding MNASAPLVLGIESSCDETGIGIVRGSELLANAVSSSMDEHVRFGGVIPEIASRAHLEAMIPTLEKALADANVTLDDVDAIAVTSGPGLAGALMVGVAAAKALAFATNKPLYAINHLVAHVGVGVLDGGELPKNLGALLVSGGHTEILKIDNLTRDVTLLGATIDDAAGEAYDKVARLLGLGYPGGPAIDRAAKDGNPKAIRFPRGLSVPKFMGTAEEPGPHRYDFSFSGLKTAVSRAVEHFDKRGEEVPVADVAASFQEAVVDVITKKAVLACQEQGLTTLLLGGGVAANSRLRELLAARCQSAGIELRIPPFSLCTDNGAMVAALGAQVVMAGIQPSGINFGTDTGQPVTEVSLGA
- a CDS encoding glutamate--cysteine ligase gives rise to the protein MRIDFAESRQSTLGLEWEIALVDRESGDLRSVAQEILDGVHANHGNLGPDEEHPHVKQELLLNTVEIVTGVCDTVAQAKKELHDNMQAVREIADPMGVELFSAGSHPIAQPSTQPVTDKDRYGKLIDRTQWWGRQMVIYGVHVHVGVDHKSKVLPIVDGLINFQPHLQALSASSPFWGGEDTGYASQRALMFQQLPTAGLPYHFSQWSEYESYVADMLHTGVIDDISEIRWDVRPVPRFGTVEMRIADGLSSLKDVGAMAALTQCMVQSMSDRLDAGERIPVMPQWYRVENKWRAARYGLDAIIILDKAGNEQLVTKHLTELLNELEPVSKRLGCENELRDVERIMRGGAGYQWQRKIAAENNGDLCAVVRDNTARMRLT